In the Triticum aestivum cultivar Chinese Spring chromosome 2B, IWGSC CS RefSeq v2.1, whole genome shotgun sequence genome, CATTTTTGGTACTTTTATTTTTGTTTGATGGCTGCTAATATTTTGATAAATAGTTATTTTTCCCACTCAAGTTCATTTGTTGTCAATATTGAAAAAAGACTTGTGAACAAGCAAAATGACCGGTAAACACTTGGCTACTAAGAGCTTCTTCAACAACAACCGAATAATTTGGTGCCTTAGAATTGGTTTTGCGGGTGGAGAGAGAAGGTTTTTGGTCATCAAAAAAGTTTCTGCTTCTTCGCCAGACCAAAACTAGTGTCTTAAAATTTGGCCTTGTTCTTCTGTACTCCACAGTTGCGTACATATTCAAACAAACTATGACATTGTAATTAAAACTTTGCAACATCACAACATAGATAATCAACAACGTTTTTAAATCCGTAATGTTTCAAGTGATGGAAAATCTTGGGATGCAACACAAGTGTATTGCAAAAATGTTTCCTCACCCACACTACATATTCAAAATCTGAAGAAAATACACAAACACCACATCACATCACAAGTGCATACAAAATGTAAAATCAATGAAAACTGGATTTATTTGCCCCTCGGTGATTTCACCGAACATGTTGGGGACGCTGACGGTTGTGGCGGCGAGTGATGTCTACTGGTCCTCATGCGGCGGTGGGAGGGGAAAAGGTCCTAAGCGTTGTTGGAGCAGCAACTATCACCGTGGAAAGTCGCCGTTGTCACCGCCTTTCTTCGCACGGGCAACAACCGTTGTCGATTAATCATACGACAACCTCTTTTTGATGACCTTCTTCACCCGCACAGAAACTAGGCGGCGACGACTGGTCCTTAGGTGCATCCCCGCCGGCAACGTCGGCTATTCATGGCAGCGCAAGCCCTTGGCGGCGGACGGCCTTCGGCTTGTTGCCACCGCTGGCGGGAACCACATGAGGGATGACTATGGCTGCGGCGGGAGCAGTGGGGAGGCCATCAACATCGGCAGGCGCGTTGATGATGCCTTCCATGGCATATCGATGGCCGACAACGGTTGTAGTAGAAGGCGATTCGGTGGGTTCCCGAAGCAACAATTTTGATTTTGAGTCGGCCGCTAGTGATGATGCAAATTTGCATCAGTTGTAGCAATCTTTTGGGCATGACCTAAAATGTTTTGGTCACCATATAGCAATAGGCTGTCGTTGGCGACGGGCATTTTTGTTGGCGACCGAACCGATTTTTAGGGTTAGTGTTGGAGTTTGTTTATTTTTTAGAAATTGGAGATGTTCTAAACAAACAGCTCGTGTTTTTTTTTTACGGGCAAACAGCGCGTGTTGATAGAGCAATGTTGGGCTATGGCCACCCCAACCCCAACTGACTCGTTTGCAGCGCTAGCTCTACACGCACTAGGCTGTGGCCAACCCaaaccccaaccccaaccccaagCCAGTAGATCCAGATTCCTGTCTTGCAGTCGCAGCTCGGTAAGGAGGAGGCCAGCGCCATGGTAACCTCCGCCCCTTCCCCGCGTCGAactcatctcctcctcccccctccccaattcgACGGATCTGGCCACCTAATCGTTGTTTTTTTGGCGTGATTTTAGTCGGCGCTGTTCAACTTCAACTCCTTCCTCATAGTGGTGCTGCTGGTGATCTGCACCTGCACCTACATCAAGATGCAGTTCCCTGCCATCCTCAACGATCGCACCGGGTATTTTTCTACGCTGACTTCCCAGATTGAAAAGTCATTGGGGATTTCTTCCTGAGCGATCTGATCTACGCGATTTGCCTTCCCtttttttttcttccgtaaagGCAAATAGTCGTACTGTCAAGATCAGCAGGAAGAATTGCACGGTACCTatatggtactccctctgtaaagaaatataaaagcgtttagatcactaagtaGTATCCTTTAAGCATGGATTGGATTCTCCGTGGGGCTGCGTTAATGCAACATGTAGCTGTTGGGTCTAGGGCATTTTGTTTTTGATCCATAAAAGCTTTTGGATGTCCAACAGTAGAATGGTTCAGAGCTGATTGCAACCCCTGAATCCTATAGTCGGATTAAGCACCATTTGGAAGAACTGTGAAACTCCCCTTTGTAAACTCGACAAGGAGCAACAATTCCCCGAAAAAGTAGTAGTAGAAAGATAAGGAACAAGATATGCAGTGCCTCTTTGATCTGTGTGGTTTGATTTCAAACAACACATAATTAGGAGAAAAAAGACCATGACTATAGTGCTGTGTCTTCTCTAAGCATAGATAATTGAGTACTAAATGAATCTGAATAAAAGCATGTTTCGTTTACACCATAGGAAATACAGTGGTATCTTTgcaagaagtttagtcaacgaatTTTTTCAAATGT is a window encoding:
- the LOC123045102 gene encoding protein kish, which produces MSALFNFNSFLIVVLLVICTCTYIKMQFPAILNDRTGFRGFFWKAARIGERLSPWVAFGCFAMGVSTIFF